One region of Paucibacter aquatile genomic DNA includes:
- a CDS encoding sensor histidine kinase, which yields MALELARGRVADWWAASLRRRVQLAVLGLVAVLSMGMAVIAWAATELAADSFINQALERRAQDLRQHLSQGVPLAQLAAQDSRPAYHFYSSAQAGLPAVLQQLNEEGVHELSEIDAHVLVLEHPAPEGGRREQVFLLYRPELDSELAGYDRAIRVHLLLMLAGAALLGLFMAWRLGRWTAAPIEALTAQVQAQTQGLAPMRSPVLERPDEMGRLSHSFARAYQDLADYARRERDFTRFASHELRTPLSVIQGAAELMRLAPNRERMLAPLQRVQEAGARMQALIELFLLLAREQQGPAADHEPLLQGLRACLQELPAATTTAPHVQWPADGAEDWRELEQLCLPRALGRMALGNLLRNAWLHGDGRIRITMRGRRLQLSNGRSASAAIRHAGAPPEPGHGHGLDIVAAIAERLAWRLSTEVQAERYRVEIEFPGGAGPAADAEPCFPNHANPANPANPASPATVPPDTAGLTATAPERTL from the coding sequence TTGGCACTTGAACTGGCGCGTGGCCGAGTGGCCGACTGGTGGGCAGCCAGCCTTCGTCGCCGCGTGCAGCTGGCGGTGCTGGGTCTGGTCGCAGTGCTGTCCATGGGCATGGCAGTGATCGCTTGGGCAGCCACGGAACTGGCGGCCGACAGCTTCATCAACCAGGCGCTGGAGAGGCGCGCGCAGGATCTGCGCCAGCACTTGAGCCAAGGCGTCCCGCTCGCGCAACTGGCCGCCCAGGATTCTCGCCCTGCCTACCATTTCTACAGCAGCGCACAGGCGGGGCTGCCCGCCGTGCTGCAGCAATTGAACGAAGAAGGCGTGCATGAACTGAGCGAGATCGATGCGCATGTGCTGGTGCTTGAACATCCGGCGCCCGAAGGCGGCCGCCGCGAGCAGGTCTTTCTGCTCTACCGGCCCGAGCTGGACAGCGAGTTGGCCGGCTACGACCGTGCGATCCGCGTCCACCTGCTGCTGATGCTGGCCGGTGCCGCCCTGCTCGGCCTGTTCATGGCCTGGCGGCTTGGGCGCTGGACCGCAGCCCCGATCGAGGCCTTGACCGCCCAGGTCCAGGCCCAGACGCAGGGCCTGGCGCCAATGCGCAGCCCAGTGCTGGAGCGGCCCGACGAGATGGGCCGGCTCAGCCACAGCTTTGCCCGGGCTTACCAAGATCTGGCCGACTATGCCCGGCGCGAGCGCGACTTCACCCGCTTCGCCAGCCATGAGCTGCGCACACCGCTGAGCGTCATCCAGGGCGCCGCTGAATTGATGCGTTTGGCGCCCAACCGCGAACGCATGCTGGCACCGCTGCAACGGGTTCAGGAGGCCGGCGCTCGGATGCAGGCCTTGATTGAGCTCTTCCTCTTGCTCGCCCGCGAGCAGCAAGGCCCGGCGGCTGACCACGAACCCTTGTTGCAAGGCCTGCGCGCCTGCCTGCAGGAACTGCCCGCCGCGACCACAACGGCGCCTCATGTGCAATGGCCCGCGGACGGTGCGGAGGATTGGCGAGAGCTCGAACAGCTGTGCCTGCCCCGGGCACTGGGACGCATGGCCCTGGGCAATCTGCTGCGCAATGCCTGGCTGCATGGCGACGGCAGAATCCGCATCACCATGCGCGGGCGGCGGCTGCAGCTCAGCAATGGGCGGAGCGCCAGTGCAGCCATCCGCCACGCGGGCGCGCCGCCGGAGCCTGGCCACGGCCACGGCCTGGACATCGTGGCCGCCATCGCTGAGCGCCTGGCGTGGCGCCTCAGTACCGAGGTGCAGGCCGAGCGATATCGGGTCGAGATCGAGTTCCCGGGCGGCGCAGGGCCTGCTGCCGACGCGGAGCCCTGCTTTCCGAATCATGCAAACCCTGCGAACCCTGCGAACCCTGCGAGCCCTGCAACCGTGCCGCCCGACACGGCCGGTCTGACCGCCACGGCCCCGGAACGAACGCTGTGA
- a CDS encoding DUF2860 family protein, translating into MGPFLSLPPAHAAGTSAASPVPQEAADSVGLHGHISLLLMAEQRRSRLDGEGQAQQESLQSTVDAHRQLRLRPMFELRQRLGSTAGEWRVSSAVGGVADGYHMLLGSRMRWDDGSTLGLYWMPALPQREVWQDPYALGVVRQRSRESLQGWQIEASQLLGSSYNLRLSSAQRRIATELSGQQSLAEAERLLLRRSGRVSELSLWRSHDVGAHQTLSWQLDARHDTAEGQAMAHRRWGGELRYQQQWGRQGLALSLAWHRQKQRGPHPLAPASSGVASEQIHSAALMAFHAAPFGLRKFTAFGRLSWRHRQSSWDFHDARDLSAAIGLRRDF; encoded by the coding sequence ATGGGTCCGTTCCTGAGCCTGCCCCCTGCCCACGCGGCAGGCACGTCAGCCGCATCACCGGTACCGCAAGAAGCAGCCGACTCAGTCGGCCTGCACGGGCATATCAGCCTGCTGCTGATGGCCGAGCAGCGCCGATCCCGCCTGGACGGCGAGGGGCAAGCCCAGCAAGAGTCGCTGCAGTCCACGGTTGACGCACACCGGCAGCTGCGCCTGCGCCCCATGTTCGAGTTGCGTCAGCGCCTGGGGAGCACGGCGGGCGAGTGGCGGGTCAGCAGTGCCGTGGGCGGCGTGGCCGATGGCTATCACATGCTGCTCGGCTCTCGCATGCGTTGGGATGATGGCTCCACTCTGGGCCTGTACTGGATGCCGGCTCTGCCCCAGCGCGAAGTCTGGCAAGACCCCTATGCCCTGGGTGTCGTGCGCCAGCGCAGCCGGGAAAGCCTGCAGGGCTGGCAGATCGAGGCGTCGCAGTTGCTGGGCAGCAGCTACAACCTGCGCTTGAGCAGCGCGCAGCGCCGAATCGCCACGGAACTCAGTGGCCAGCAGTCGCTCGCGGAGGCCGAGCGTTTGCTGCTGCGACGTTCGGGCCGCGTCAGCGAGCTGAGCCTGTGGCGAAGCCACGATGTCGGCGCCCACCAGACCTTGAGCTGGCAGCTCGACGCCCGCCACGACACCGCCGAAGGGCAGGCCATGGCCCACCGGCGCTGGGGTGGCGAGCTGCGCTACCAGCAGCAATGGGGACGTCAGGGGCTGGCACTGAGCCTGGCCTGGCATCGGCAAAAGCAGCGCGGCCCGCATCCCCTGGCTCCAGCGTCGAGCGGGGTAGCCAGTGAACAGATCCACAGCGCGGCGCTGATGGCCTTTCACGCCGCACCCTTCGGGCTGCGCAAGTTCACGGCCTTCGGGCGCCTGTCCTGGCGCCATCGCCAATCGTCCTGGGACTTCCACGACGCGCGAGACCTGAGTGCGGCCATCGGCCTGCGTCGAGACTTCTGA
- a CDS encoding acyl-homoserine-lactone synthase: MDVHISAVSRDEMGAQLLAEIAAYRYQVFVETLGWQLDCPPGCELDQFDHAHAHYLLLRDESGALGGCARLLPTLRPYLLQEVFPMLAPGLLPRDAAVWELSRFAVLNPSQALIDADRPRAHSTLPQFSSTEAIALLQAALDHARGLGVRSLVTVSPVGIERLLNMAGFVTRALAPAQVVGGHRLFACQIECQSRRPLRVQAAGRSPSVQAA; the protein is encoded by the coding sequence ATGGACGTGCATATCAGTGCTGTTTCGCGAGACGAGATGGGGGCGCAACTGCTGGCCGAGATTGCGGCCTACCGCTACCAGGTGTTCGTCGAAACCTTGGGGTGGCAGCTCGACTGCCCTCCAGGCTGCGAGCTCGATCAGTTCGATCATGCCCATGCCCATTACCTCCTGCTGCGTGACGAATCGGGCGCCCTGGGAGGATGCGCCCGCCTGCTGCCGACGCTGAGGCCCTACCTGCTGCAGGAGGTCTTCCCCATGCTGGCGCCGGGGCTATTGCCGCGCGATGCGGCGGTTTGGGAGCTCTCGCGCTTTGCAGTTCTCAATCCGAGTCAAGCCTTGATCGATGCAGACCGGCCGCGCGCCCACAGCACGCTGCCCCAGTTTTCCTCGACCGAGGCCATCGCCTTGCTGCAGGCGGCCCTGGACCACGCCCGGGGCCTGGGCGTTCGCAGCCTGGTCACCGTCTCCCCTGTGGGCATCGAGCGACTGCTGAACATGGCCGGCTTTGTCACCCGCGCCCTGGCGCCCGCGCAGGTGGTTGGCGGCCACCGCCTGTTTGCCTGCCAGATCGAATGCCAATCCCGTCGCCCCCTGCGCGTGCAAGCGGCCGGCCGCAGCCCCAGCGTTCAGGCGGCCTGA
- a CDS encoding AMP-binding protein: MSFDDTLIAPSTRPRAVAPPQEHSISHELPEWPRARNFAEALRRNAAEQGDALVYQFWQTEDDQDEQLSHSQLAAWVGRYAQALRQLPGADEGRLQLVLALPQGRQFVVAFLACLAAGIVVVPTFPPRSPLQADRLRLVLRELGQAHVLCRRASLHEELAELRTDPELGATRWICVEELDQAPAASLAGLDPDPEALAMLQYTSGSTGRPKGVMLSQRNLVENSQLIQECFGHRKGHSRSVIWLPPYHDMGLVGGVLQPVHAGFATLLMPTSVLVRSPARWLQAVSEFSQGCSGGVSSGGPNFAFQLCVDKVRDRELQDLDLSGWRVAFCGAEPIHARCMDAFAQRFAAAGFKAEALFPCYGMAETTLMVSGKPLGQALGRRHLDARALARQQWLPQDAQLPHSQTVVSCGRPHASLELRIVEPSSRLARGEREIGEVWVRGSSVTHGYWQDPERSAQSFNQWLDGQGGWLRTGDLGALDQGELFITGRSKELLIVRGANYFPQDLEHEALSACPELINCRAVAFQHGPLGEEQVALALEVPRSAIDELDMQRRINARLSEKYGITLDTLLFIPRKTVRTTSSGKLQRVALKQEFIEGRLPIYLRIDARTEAIESQAAANTLPTRLDSAAAIESWLLLRIAQALRCTPAQLHPEDSFASMALDSVAALELLADLDSSHGIQLEPDALYRHNSPALLAQEIWRRTQLHPLAC, encoded by the coding sequence ATGAGCTTCGACGACACCCTGATCGCCCCCTCCACCCGCCCTCGTGCGGTGGCCCCGCCGCAGGAGCACAGCATCAGCCATGAGCTGCCCGAGTGGCCCCGAGCGCGCAACTTTGCCGAGGCCTTGCGTCGCAATGCAGCAGAACAGGGCGACGCCCTGGTCTACCAATTCTGGCAAACCGAGGACGATCAGGACGAGCAACTGAGCCACAGCCAATTGGCCGCTTGGGTGGGTCGTTATGCCCAGGCCTTGCGCCAGCTGCCGGGTGCGGACGAGGGGCGTCTTCAGCTGGTCCTGGCCCTGCCGCAGGGGCGGCAGTTCGTGGTGGCCTTTCTGGCCTGCCTGGCGGCGGGCATCGTGGTCGTTCCGACCTTTCCGCCGCGCAGCCCCTTGCAGGCCGATCGTCTGCGCCTGGTGCTGCGTGAGCTGGGCCAGGCCCATGTGCTGTGCCGCCGGGCCAGCCTCCATGAGGAACTGGCCGAGCTGCGCACCGACCCTGAGCTTGGCGCCACTCGATGGATCTGCGTCGAGGAGCTGGATCAGGCGCCCGCAGCCAGCCTGGCCGGGCTGGATCCCGACCCGGAGGCCCTGGCCATGCTGCAGTACACCTCGGGCTCGACCGGCCGGCCCAAGGGCGTGATGCTGAGCCAGCGCAATCTGGTCGAGAACTCGCAACTGATCCAGGAGTGTTTCGGCCACCGCAAGGGGCACAGCCGATCGGTGATCTGGTTGCCGCCGTATCACGATATGGGCCTGGTCGGCGGCGTCTTGCAGCCGGTCCATGCAGGCTTCGCCACCTTGCTGATGCCCACCAGTGTGCTGGTGCGCAGCCCCGCCCGATGGCTGCAAGCGGTGAGCGAGTTCAGCCAGGGCTGCAGCGGCGGGGTCAGCAGCGGCGGCCCCAACTTTGCCTTCCAGCTCTGCGTCGACAAGGTGCGTGATCGCGAGCTGCAGGATCTGGACCTCAGTGGCTGGCGGGTGGCCTTCTGCGGCGCCGAGCCCATCCATGCGCGCTGCATGGATGCCTTCGCTCAACGTTTCGCCGCAGCGGGCTTCAAGGCCGAAGCACTGTTCCCCTGCTACGGCATGGCCGAGACCACCCTCATGGTCAGCGGCAAGCCCCTGGGTCAGGCACTGGGGCGACGCCACCTGGACGCACGCGCCCTGGCGCGCCAGCAATGGCTGCCGCAGGATGCGCAGCTGCCGCACAGCCAGACCGTGGTCAGCTGTGGCAGGCCTCACGCCAGCCTGGAGCTTCGCATCGTCGAGCCCAGCTCGCGACTGGCGCGCGGCGAGCGTGAAATCGGCGAGGTCTGGGTGCGCGGCTCCAGCGTCACCCACGGCTACTGGCAAGACCCCGAGCGCAGCGCCCAGAGCTTCAACCAATGGCTGGATGGGCAAGGCGGCTGGCTGCGCACCGGCGACCTCGGCGCCCTGGATCAAGGCGAGCTGTTCATCACCGGGCGCAGCAAGGAGCTGCTGATTGTTCGCGGTGCCAATTACTTCCCTCAAGACCTCGAACATGAAGCCCTGAGCGCCTGCCCCGAGCTGATCAACTGCCGTGCTGTGGCCTTCCAGCATGGTCCGCTGGGCGAGGAACAGGTGGCCCTGGCGCTGGAGGTTCCGCGCAGCGCGATCGACGAGCTCGACATGCAGCGCCGCATCAACGCCCGCCTGAGCGAGAAGTACGGCATCACGCTCGATACCTTGCTCTTCATCCCGCGCAAGACGGTGCGCACCACCTCCTCGGGCAAGCTGCAGCGCGTGGCGCTGAAGCAAGAGTTCATTGAAGGCCGGCTGCCCATCTACCTGCGCATCGATGCTCGGACTGAAGCGATCGAAAGCCAGGCCGCGGCAAACACGCTGCCCACGCGCCTGGACAGCGCGGCCGCCATCGAAAGCTGGTTGCTGCTTCGCATCGCCCAGGCGCTGCGTTGCACGCCTGCGCAGCTGCACCCCGAGGACAGCTTTGCCAGCATGGCGCTGGATTCGGTGGCGGCGCTGGAGCTGCTGGCCGATCTGGACAGCAGCCACGGCATCCAGCTGGAGCCTGATGCGCTCTACCGCCACAACAGCCCCGCCCTGCTGGCCCAGGAAATCTGGCGCCGCACCCAATTGCACCCTCTTGCCTGCTGA
- a CDS encoding acyl carrier protein gives MADSHFSLTLCRFIADAFLGDGSRVQRDTPLLELNILDSAALFDVVDYIRQEFGVQIPVADIHPEHFANVAQLEALVLRLNPLEKIA, from the coding sequence ATGGCTGACAGCCATTTCTCACTGACCCTGTGCCGATTCATCGCCGATGCCTTCCTGGGTGACGGCAGCCGCGTGCAGCGGGACACCCCCTTGCTGGAGCTCAACATCCTGGATTCCGCCGCACTCTTCGATGTCGTGGACTACATCCGCCAGGAGTTCGGCGTGCAGATTCCGGTGGCCGACATCCACCCCGAGCATTTCGCCAATGTCGCCCAGCTCGAAGCGCTGGTGCTGCGTCTCAACCCCTTGGAGAAAATCGCATGA
- a CDS encoding aromatic ring-hydroxylating oxygenase subunit alpha — protein MIPNQWYAILRSEDVKKKKPVGIRRFNKNLVVYRDTAGQVVCLADRCAHKGVPLSHGQQHGDYIACPYHGFQYDANGRCVHMPVLGKNGVVPKHMQVPSFTVREQHGLIWCWTGEQVPEQLPEVPMFKEFAEYTGFTSRYAWHAPTHYTRYVESVCEVYHVPFVHKGSALNIWDPKGGRVDDFSCHLEGHLIRSDFILRPDDDRTAEETLRARLPWTRGWRIGVDVQMPNMVQIRNDVFDVYLIATPIDDENCWLCICYKEPKRDLLFPMVKPLPIPGWRRVRPWLMCRMERFIQQSKDMAALRGQTPKISSLEANRLISVDKVNAYYLRLRDQLIQEAQAQAQSQVSAASAQRAANEQEAPPCEIKPIHILPHKPQAA, from the coding sequence ATGATTCCGAACCAGTGGTATGCCATCCTTCGCAGCGAAGACGTCAAGAAGAAAAAACCCGTCGGGATTCGCCGCTTCAACAAGAACCTGGTGGTCTACCGGGACACCGCCGGCCAGGTGGTTTGTCTGGCCGACCGATGTGCCCACAAGGGCGTGCCCTTGAGCCACGGTCAGCAGCATGGCGACTACATCGCCTGCCCCTACCACGGCTTCCAGTACGACGCCAATGGCCGCTGCGTGCACATGCCGGTGCTGGGCAAGAACGGCGTGGTGCCCAAGCACATGCAGGTGCCCAGCTTCACGGTGCGCGAGCAACATGGGCTGATCTGGTGCTGGACCGGCGAGCAGGTGCCCGAGCAACTGCCGGAAGTGCCCATGTTCAAGGAGTTTGCTGAGTACACCGGCTTCACCTCGCGCTATGCCTGGCATGCGCCCACGCATTACACACGTTATGTGGAGAGCGTCTGCGAGGTCTACCATGTGCCCTTCGTCCACAAGGGTTCGGCCCTGAACATCTGGGACCCCAAGGGCGGACGCGTCGATGACTTCAGCTGCCATCTCGAAGGGCACCTGATTCGCAGCGATTTCATCCTGCGGCCCGACGACGACCGCACGGCCGAGGAAACCCTCAGGGCACGCCTGCCCTGGACCCGCGGCTGGCGCATCGGCGTGGATGTGCAGATGCCGAACATGGTGCAGATCCGCAACGATGTGTTCGACGTCTACCTGATCGCCACGCCCATCGACGATGAGAACTGCTGGCTCTGCATTTGCTACAAGGAGCCCAAGCGCGACCTGCTGTTCCCGATGGTGAAGCCCCTGCCCATCCCGGGCTGGCGCCGCGTGCGCCCCTGGCTGATGTGTCGCATGGAGCGCTTCATCCAGCAATCCAAGGACATGGCCGCGCTCAGGGGCCAGACTCCCAAGATCTCCAGCCTGGAGGCCAACCGGCTGATCTCGGTCGACAAGGTCAATGCCTACTACCTGCGTCTGCGCGATCAGCTGATCCAGGAGGCCCAAGCTCAAGCGCAGAGCCAGGTGAGCGCTGCCTCGGCCCAGCGAGCCGCCAACGAGCAGGAGGCGCCGCCTTGCGAGATCAAGCCCATCCACATCTTGCCGCACAAGCCGCAAGCCGCCTGA
- a CDS encoding aminotransferase class I/II-fold pyridoxal phosphate-dependent enzyme, producing MNAAHHDIAATVRAVVQKHSQYADEALQDHALLQEDLGIDSIMLAGIVSELNSLLQTRVSVSPGDSDTLVSLSARFAAQLPAQAPVQQPPSADPAALARAAVAAAAAFSAPALATADSSSSTGSTGSKTTMRDFVGNGTDPDIFTKTRRFQRFQRERAEQGHFWYGMASRGRSSNRARIFDRHEGREREFLLFASNNYLGLANDERVLDAIQQASREYGATNTGSRLIAGTTEVHQVLERKLAQLKGREDCLVFPSGYSANLGTIAALVGPGDQVIGDVYNHMSIQDGCKLSGATRRLYPHNDMQALEDMLARHEDQSGGRLIVADGVFSMHGDIVHLPELLKLAQRYQARVLIDEAHSTGVLGTTGSGTTEHFQLKGRVDLEVGTMSKALGGQGGFVVGDAEVIDYLRYYANSYVFAATIPAPVAAGLNASLDIMAAEPERLARLWSNIDYLKASLDRLGFDTEQSNSAIIPVRIGDETLAMNMGRSLRRRGLYCQTVVFPGVAVGDARLRISVLESHTRQDLDQALDMLLAAAQENRLPLHEALAA from the coding sequence ATGAACGCAGCACATCACGACATTGCGGCCACCGTCAGGGCGGTCGTTCAGAAGCACTCGCAGTACGCCGATGAGGCCTTGCAGGACCATGCCCTGCTGCAAGAGGATCTGGGCATCGACTCCATCATGCTGGCCGGCATCGTCAGCGAGCTCAACAGTCTCCTGCAGACGCGGGTGAGCGTGTCCCCGGGGGATTCCGACACCCTGGTGAGCCTGAGCGCGCGCTTTGCGGCCCAGCTACCGGCACAGGCTCCGGTGCAACAGCCGCCAAGCGCCGACCCGGCTGCGCTGGCCCGGGCTGCAGTGGCCGCTGCAGCCGCCTTCAGCGCGCCCGCGCTGGCCACGGCTGACTCCAGCAGCAGCACGGGCAGCACGGGCAGCAAGACGACCATGCGTGATTTTGTCGGCAACGGCACCGACCCGGACATCTTCACCAAGACCCGTCGCTTCCAGCGCTTCCAGCGCGAGCGGGCCGAGCAAGGCCACTTCTGGTACGGCATGGCCTCGCGTGGGCGCAGCAGCAACCGTGCGCGCATCTTCGACCGGCACGAGGGCCGGGAGCGTGAGTTCCTGCTGTTCGCCTCCAACAACTACCTGGGCCTGGCCAATGACGAACGGGTGCTGGACGCGATTCAGCAGGCCAGCCGCGAGTACGGTGCCACCAACACCGGCAGCCGTCTGATCGCCGGCACCACCGAGGTGCATCAGGTGCTGGAGCGCAAGCTGGCACAGCTGAAGGGCCGCGAGGATTGCCTGGTCTTCCCGTCCGGCTACTCAGCCAATCTGGGCACCATCGCCGCCTTGGTGGGACCGGGCGATCAAGTCATCGGCGATGTCTACAACCACATGAGCATTCAGGACGGTTGCAAGCTCTCGGGCGCCACCCGCCGGCTCTACCCGCACAACGACATGCAAGCGCTGGAGGACATGCTGGCGCGCCATGAAGACCAGTCGGGCGGGCGCCTGATCGTCGCCGACGGGGTCTTCAGCATGCATGGAGACATCGTGCATCTGCCCGAGCTGCTCAAGCTGGCCCAGCGCTACCAGGCGCGCGTGCTGATCGACGAGGCCCACAGCACCGGAGTGCTCGGCACCACCGGCTCCGGTACCACCGAGCATTTCCAGCTCAAGGGCCGGGTGGATCTCGAGGTCGGCACCATGAGCAAGGCCCTGGGTGGCCAGGGTGGCTTTGTTGTTGGTGACGCTGAGGTAATTGACTACCTGCGCTACTACGCCAACAGCTATGTCTTCGCGGCCACGATTCCGGCCCCCGTGGCCGCGGGTTTGAACGCCAGCCTGGACATCATGGCAGCGGAGCCAGAGCGGCTGGCGCGGCTGTGGAGCAATATCGACTACCTCAAGGCCAGCCTGGACCGACTGGGCTTCGACACGGAGCAGTCAAACAGCGCCATCATCCCGGTACGCATCGGCGACGAGACCCTGGCCATGAATATGGGTCGCTCCCTGCGTCGGCGCGGTCTTTACTGCCAGACCGTGGTCTTCCCCGGCGTGGCCGTGGGAGATGCGCGCCTGCGCATCAGCGTGCTGGAATCGCACACCCGGCAGGATCTCGACCAGGCGCTGGACATGCTGCTCGCGGCCGCCCAGGAGAACCGCCTGCCCCTGCATGAGGCCTTGGCCGCATGA
- a CDS encoding AMP-binding protein, giving the protein MSSPTLETTPAAMDRRSLGLQAVLQRGVHQALLKWPDAWPLLRDAGHELSYGDCRQWVSTAREQLLADCGGQAVAIWMDKQALYAQCILATLFSGARYLPLDGAQPVERVQAIVADARPALLILDAAHAELWLQAQAQRRDPDTRPTRLLVLSEQTPALEAWADAWAEAQGRWLSPKLTGLPPGPALQEERIDPGAVAAILYTSGSTGLPKGVQLSQLNVLNFVSWAAQTLGLQHEDRLLNLASFNFDLSTFDLFAALQAGASVYISHESELRHMARLGELLEQQATTVVYGVPSTFGLLLRSGVLTPERQSALRHLIFAGEVMPKPLLQALAAQLPRDCRLYNFYGPTETNVCLWHPVSAEDLASDGPVPIGRPIRGAEVWLQDESGRHIVEEGHQGEIWVAGDCVTPGYWQRPDDANSHQHRLGRHATGDQGSWHRGSLLYHGRRDRMVKIHGFRVELGEIEAALARQSQLAECAVLALPGASGTRLLAAYVPREGCCVPGTLALKQHCASLLPAYMVPQQWVALAQLPKNANGKIDLRRLQALILDEEAAQS; this is encoded by the coding sequence ATGAGCAGCCCCACGCTGGAAACGACCCCAGCAGCCATGGATCGGCGGTCCCTGGGACTGCAAGCCGTGCTGCAACGCGGCGTGCATCAAGCCCTGTTGAAATGGCCCGACGCCTGGCCGCTGCTGCGTGACGCTGGACATGAGCTGAGCTATGGCGATTGCCGCCAATGGGTGTCCACGGCCCGTGAGCAGCTGCTGGCGGACTGCGGCGGCCAGGCCGTGGCCATCTGGATGGACAAGCAGGCGCTGTACGCCCAGTGCATTCTGGCGACGCTGTTCTCGGGCGCACGCTACCTGCCCCTGGACGGAGCGCAGCCGGTCGAGCGCGTGCAAGCCATCGTGGCCGACGCGCGGCCAGCCTTGCTGATCCTGGATGCCGCCCATGCCGAACTCTGGCTTCAGGCCCAAGCGCAGCGCCGCGATCCCGACACACGCCCGACACGCCTGCTGGTGCTGAGCGAGCAGACGCCGGCGCTGGAGGCCTGGGCGGACGCCTGGGCCGAAGCCCAGGGACGCTGGCTTTCTCCGAAGCTGACCGGCCTTCCCCCTGGACCGGCCTTGCAGGAGGAGCGCATCGATCCCGGAGCGGTGGCCGCCATTCTCTACACCTCGGGCTCCACCGGGCTGCCCAAGGGCGTGCAGCTGAGCCAGCTCAATGTGCTCAATTTCGTCAGCTGGGCCGCCCAGACCTTGGGCCTGCAGCATGAAGACCGCCTGCTCAATCTCGCGAGCTTCAATTTCGACCTCAGCACCTTCGATCTCTTCGCTGCCTTGCAGGCCGGCGCCAGCGTCTACATCAGCCACGAGTCGGAGCTGCGTCATATGGCGCGACTGGGCGAGCTGCTGGAGCAGCAAGCGACCACCGTGGTCTACGGCGTGCCTTCCACCTTCGGCCTTCTGCTGCGCAGCGGCGTCCTCACACCGGAACGCCAGTCGGCCCTGCGCCACCTGATCTTTGCCGGCGAAGTCATGCCCAAGCCGCTGCTGCAGGCCCTGGCAGCGCAGCTGCCGCGCGACTGTCGCCTTTACAACTTCTACGGCCCGACCGAGACCAATGTCTGCCTCTGGCATCCGGTCAGCGCCGAAGACCTGGCCAGCGATGGGCCTGTGCCAATTGGCCGCCCCATCCGCGGCGCCGAGGTCTGGCTGCAGGACGAAAGCGGTCGCCACATCGTCGAGGAAGGCCATCAGGGCGAGATCTGGGTGGCCGGTGACTGTGTCACGCCCGGGTACTGGCAACGCCCCGACGATGCCAACAGCCACCAGCACCGGCTGGGCCGCCATGCCACGGGTGACCAGGGCTCCTGGCATCGGGGCAGCCTGCTCTATCACGGTCGCCGCGACCGCATGGTCAAGATCCATGGCTTCCGCGTCGAACTCGGGGAGATCGAGGCGGCCCTGGCTCGCCAAAGCCAGTTGGCCGAATGCGCGGTGCTGGCCCTGCCAGGCGCAAGTGGCACCCGCCTGCTGGCCGCCTATGTGCCGCGCGAAGGCTGCTGCGTGCCCGGCACCCTGGCTCTGAAGCAGCATTGCGCCAGCCTCCTGCCGGCCTATATGGTGCCGCAGCAATGGGTGGCGCTGGCTCAGTTGCCCAAGAACGCCAACGGCAAGATCGACCTGCGCCGGCTTCAGGCCCTGATCCTGGATGAAGAGGCCGCCCAGTCATGA